A DNA window from Kitasatospora atroaurantiaca contains the following coding sequences:
- a CDS encoding recombinase family protein — protein MYGFADAARTRLVEQEAAVLRVAASRRLAEQPYPAITDWMAAEGHLTTMGKLWRPARLAEILANPAVAGLVREDDGTLVETGGLGAITREVFEDLERLNASKRPAEGRSDDRDYLLTGELSADSVCGLCGMPIGASPSNSGARGYRCMPSTRQHPGGCGKVRLNADLGEAYVAEHVLAELMKPEVRAVVESARESIEAEAKPLRRRLAENKKARRLLSTRYGQSEQVARRTAPDAEGPVAQVEAANNELLRQLRAAEQELDAQIRRDSSRLTFIEQLALLPRAEVPDLIRWWGHAPLRSQKALVGAMLERVALYPAGRGSRTVDGDRVALRWRQWDQEAARRAE, from the coding sequence ATGTACGGATTCGCCGACGCGGCGCGGACGCGCCTGGTCGAGCAGGAGGCGGCTGTGCTGCGCGTTGCAGCCAGTCGCCGCCTCGCAGAACAGCCCTACCCGGCCATCACGGACTGGATGGCCGCCGAAGGGCACCTGACGACGATGGGGAAGCTCTGGCGGCCAGCACGTCTTGCGGAGATCTTGGCCAACCCGGCCGTCGCAGGACTGGTGCGGGAGGATGACGGCACGCTGGTTGAGACCGGCGGTCTGGGCGCAATCACGCGCGAGGTGTTCGAGGATCTGGAGCGGCTGAACGCTTCGAAGCGGCCAGCCGAAGGACGCTCCGACGACAGGGACTACCTCCTTACCGGCGAACTGTCCGCCGATTCCGTCTGCGGACTGTGCGGAATGCCGATTGGCGCCTCACCGTCCAACAGTGGGGCGCGCGGGTATCGCTGCATGCCCAGCACTCGGCAGCACCCAGGAGGTTGCGGCAAGGTGCGGCTCAACGCGGACCTCGGTGAGGCGTACGTGGCTGAGCACGTTCTCGCGGAGCTCATGAAGCCGGAGGTGCGGGCCGTAGTTGAGTCGGCCCGAGAAAGCATCGAGGCGGAGGCCAAGCCCTTGCGGAGGCGGCTCGCCGAGAACAAGAAGGCCCGTCGACTGCTCTCGACGCGCTACGGGCAGTCGGAGCAGGTCGCACGCAGAACCGCTCCCGATGCCGAGGGGCCGGTCGCCCAGGTCGAGGCGGCCAACAATGAGCTTCTGCGCCAGTTGAGGGCTGCTGAACAGGAGCTGGATGCACAGATCCGGCGGGACTCCAGCCGCCTGACCTTCATCGAGCAGCTCGCCTTGCTGCCCCGGGCCGAGGTGCCCGACCTGATTCGCTGGTGGGGTCACGCGCCCTTGCGGTCGCAGAAGGCCCTGGTTGGCGCGATGTTGGAGAGGGTGGCGCTCTACCCCGCCGGTAGGGGGTCGCGGACCGTGGACGGCGACAGGGTCGCCCTGAGGTGGCGGCAATGGGACCAGGAAGCCGCCCGGCGCGCAGAGTGA
- a CDS encoding DNA-binding protein, with protein MSEEELLALPTAVSVPTAARALGIGVNKAYELIKLGQFPVRLLTLGETYKVPTASLRRVLGVEVHTQDSPA; from the coding sequence ATGAGCGAGGAAGAACTGCTCGCTTTGCCCACGGCGGTAAGCGTGCCGACGGCGGCGCGCGCACTAGGTATCGGCGTCAACAAGGCGTACGAGTTGATCAAGTTGGGGCAGTTCCCGGTGAGGCTGCTCACCCTCGGAGAGACCTACAAGGTGCCGACAGCTTCGCTGCGGCGGGTGCTCGGTGTTGAGGTGCACACGCAAGATTCACCGGCCTGA
- a CDS encoding site-specific integrase: MFEEKTYKRCACRGPMVHKSGPNKGKPVLLPDGTQKIGYLETSCPQLKKRTHGSWTYAIELPAKPGEKRQRAKEGGFATQKEAADKCAEVWAQAQVGVDVLSKETFGEYMDRWIDGKSDLARSTVDPYTRHIRLYIKPSMGHVLRKDIRKHHLDAMFGWINDENEQRAVHRALVEALAEDCEAKRRAWHAAPKHERAEVRQVWHEARDQLKTERRQLKRITDIPTQHKIKATLSSAMNDAVAALEMTRNWAALVTLPSIKPPRPIVWTPQRVARWRETGEVPSPVMIWTPQLAGQFLDRYVDDALFDLWHFKAFRGPRRGECCALPWSEVDLDNLSVTISQQVVSVAYKVYGEDPKADSERTISIDQENAALFRLRKLRQAADKARCLAAGKAWIDSGLVFTKEDGEGYHPDYLTARFKRLVEKADLPPTRLHDLRHLAASLARLAGVDMKGIQVQLGHSSFQITADTYTSVLPQLEQAAAEATLATVPRTTRITEAAGNELVAA, from the coding sequence GTGTTCGAGGAGAAGACCTACAAGCGATGCGCCTGCCGGGGGCCGATGGTGCACAAGAGCGGGCCCAACAAGGGCAAGCCGGTCCTCCTCCCAGACGGGACACAGAAGATCGGGTATCTGGAGACCAGCTGCCCACAGCTCAAGAAGCGGACGCACGGCAGCTGGACCTATGCCATCGAGCTACCTGCGAAACCGGGGGAAAAGCGGCAGCGCGCGAAGGAGGGCGGCTTCGCCACCCAGAAAGAGGCCGCCGACAAGTGCGCCGAAGTCTGGGCACAGGCCCAGGTCGGCGTCGACGTGCTGTCCAAGGAGACCTTCGGCGAGTACATGGACCGCTGGATCGACGGCAAGTCAGACCTCGCGCGGAGCACTGTCGACCCGTACACACGGCACATTCGCCTCTACATCAAGCCCTCGATGGGACACGTGCTGCGGAAGGACATACGCAAGCATCACCTCGACGCCATGTTCGGCTGGATCAACGACGAGAACGAGCAGCGAGCCGTGCACCGAGCCCTCGTCGAGGCCCTCGCAGAGGACTGCGAAGCCAAGCGCCGTGCCTGGCACGCAGCACCGAAACACGAACGTGCCGAGGTCCGACAGGTGTGGCACGAAGCCAGGGACCAGTTGAAGACAGAACGGCGACAGCTCAAGCGGATCACCGACATCCCCACCCAGCACAAGATCAAGGCCACCCTGTCGTCCGCGATGAACGACGCGGTCGCCGCGCTCGAAATGACTCGCAACTGGGCCGCTCTTGTCACCCTCCCGAGCATCAAGCCGCCCCGACCCATCGTGTGGACGCCGCAGCGCGTCGCGCGCTGGCGCGAGACCGGAGAAGTCCCCAGCCCGGTAATGATCTGGACTCCCCAGCTCGCCGGCCAGTTCCTCGACAGGTACGTAGATGACGCCCTCTTCGATCTCTGGCACTTCAAGGCGTTCAGGGGACCTCGCCGCGGAGAGTGCTGCGCCCTACCCTGGAGCGAAGTCGACCTCGACAACCTGTCCGTGACGATTAGCCAGCAGGTCGTCTCCGTCGCTTACAAGGTCTACGGCGAAGACCCGAAGGCCGACAGCGAGCGGACCATCTCCATCGACCAGGAGAACGCAGCTCTGTTCCGGCTCCGCAAGCTTCGCCAAGCGGCCGACAAGGCTCGCTGCCTCGCCGCCGGGAAGGCGTGGATCGACAGTGGCCTCGTCTTCACGAAAGAGGACGGCGAGGGCTACCACCCGGACTACCTGACCGCGCGGTTCAAGCGGCTGGTGGAGAAGGCTGACCTGCCGCCGACCCGCCTGCATGACCTTCGTCACCTCGCGGCATCCCTGGCACGGCTTGCTGGCGTCGACATGAAGGGCATCCAGGTACAGCTCGGCCACTCGTCCTTCCAGATCACGGCCGACACTTACACCAGCGTCCTGCCCCAGCTGGAACAAGCCGCAGCAGAGGCCACCCTCGCAACCGTCCCGCGCACCACGCGGATCACCGAAGCCGCTGGGAACGAACTCGTCGCGGCGTAG
- a CDS encoding trypsin-like serine peptidase, producing MITAAALALTAATGCGSSSGTSTGSPTTSRSSPAHGWTKDRILAAVAKHVGTTRTAKPTVLNGLVGAVFTHNSDGDHFCTASVVDSAGQNLIITAAHCVYDPLTGQHGDLVFVPGYRNGETPSGVWPLVSITVDQSWKDHGNQDMDVAFAIVQRQNGRQVQQVLGANKLGTGKGYQLPVKVTGYPSSGEVPITCSNRTTEQSPTQLRIDCPDYTGGTSGSPWITDFDPSTRTGTVVGVIGGYQQGGDTADTSYSSYFGDQVQALYDRATG from the coding sequence GTGATCACGGCGGCGGCCCTCGCCCTGACGGCGGCGACCGGCTGCGGATCCTCTTCGGGTACGTCGACCGGCAGCCCCACCACCAGCCGGAGCTCCCCCGCCCACGGCTGGACCAAGGACCGCATCCTCGCCGCGGTCGCCAAGCACGTCGGCACCACCCGTACCGCCAAGCCCACCGTCCTCAACGGCCTGGTCGGCGCGGTCTTCACCCACAACTCGGACGGCGACCACTTCTGCACCGCCAGCGTCGTCGACAGCGCCGGGCAGAATCTGATCATCACCGCCGCGCACTGCGTCTACGACCCGTTGACGGGCCAGCACGGCGATCTGGTGTTCGTCCCCGGCTACCGCAACGGCGAGACGCCGAGCGGCGTCTGGCCGCTCGTCTCGATCACCGTCGACCAGAGCTGGAAGGACCACGGCAACCAGGACATGGACGTCGCCTTCGCGATCGTCCAGCGGCAGAACGGCCGGCAGGTCCAGCAGGTGCTCGGCGCGAACAAGCTCGGCACCGGCAAGGGGTACCAGCTGCCGGTGAAGGTGACGGGCTACCCGAGCAGCGGCGAGGTCCCGATCACCTGCAGCAACCGGACCACCGAGCAGAGCCCCACCCAGCTGCGCATCGACTGCCCCGACTACACCGGCGGCACCAGCGGCAGCCCGTGGATCACCGACTTCGACCCGAGCACCCGCACGGGCACCGTGGTCGGCGTGATCGGCGGCTACCAGCAGGGCGGGGACACCGCGGACACCTCGTACAGCAGCTACTTCGGTGACCAGGTCCAGGCGCTCTACGACCGGGCCACAGGTTGA
- a CDS encoding trypsin-like serine peptidase, whose translation MARVRHLGALAAALLAVSPLAVTACAPGSGQADNTPSSRPAPPDGRSDRIGALFVGALDGPRACTASIVDSPRRNLLVTAAHCVYTSTLGRLDNLVFAPGFRDGRAPYGSWPLTSITVDPRWTESEDPEYDVAFLTVDAVEGRQIEDVLGGNPLGTDQGFGLPVSVTGYPNESQVPITCAGRTSQFSATQERFDCLGYTNGTSGSPWLTGTGKVVGVIGGYQQGGDTDRTSYSITFDGRVTELYRKATA comes from the coding sequence ATGGCACGCGTACGGCACCTCGGCGCTCTGGCCGCTGCGCTGCTGGCCGTCTCACCGCTCGCCGTCACGGCCTGCGCACCCGGCTCCGGGCAGGCGGACAACACGCCGTCCTCCCGCCCCGCTCCGCCCGACGGCAGGAGCGACCGGATCGGCGCGCTCTTCGTGGGCGCCCTCGACGGCCCCCGGGCCTGCACCGCCAGCATCGTCGACAGCCCGCGCCGCAATCTGCTGGTGACCGCCGCCCACTGCGTCTACACCTCCACCCTCGGCCGGCTGGACAACCTGGTGTTCGCCCCGGGCTTCCGCGACGGCCGGGCCCCGTACGGCAGTTGGCCGCTCACCTCGATCACCGTCGACCCCCGCTGGACGGAGAGCGAGGACCCCGAGTACGACGTCGCCTTCCTCACCGTCGACGCGGTGGAGGGCCGGCAGATCGAGGACGTGCTCGGCGGCAACCCGCTCGGCACCGACCAGGGCTTCGGCCTGCCGGTCTCCGTCACCGGCTACCCGAACGAGAGTCAGGTACCGATCACCTGTGCCGGCCGGACCAGCCAGTTCAGCGCCACCCAGGAGCGCTTCGACTGCCTCGGCTACACCAACGGCACCAGCGGCAGCCCCTGGCTCACCGGGACGGGCAAGGTGGTGGGCGTGATCGGCGGCTACCAGCAGGGCGGGGACACCGACCGGACCTCGTACAGCATCACCTTCGACGGCCGGGTCACCGAGCTGTACCGGAAGGCCACCGCCTAG
- a CDS encoding FGGY family carbohydrate kinase → MAIVAGIDSSTTRTRIVACDADTGAVLRDGKAPHPLPEGADGRTTEVDPQAWLHSLGDAATGGLLEGVRAIGVSAQQHGLIGLDAGGVLVRPALLWNDPRSAGAAAALIDALGGPEPWVQAIGSVPAPTYTIAKLRWLAEYEPASAKRIAEVLLPHDWLVWQLLGHPKRRTTDRGDASGTGYWSPVTGEYRQDLVKLALGHELRLPDVLGPSEPAGHTPEGLLISAGTGDNMAAALGLGLGPGDAVVSIGGNGTIFAVHDQAVVDTSGAISSFADATGHHLPMVGTLNAAQVLRSMAGLLGCDLAGLSELALQSSPGAYGLVLLPYLDGERTPKLPHAAGTLTGLRAESMAPQHLARAAVEGMLCNVADALDVLRTKGVTVRRVFLLGAAGRLPAVREIAPLLFGLPVVIPPAGDYASRGAARQAAWALAGTAEPPQWELPEAVTITPDQEHDLAVGKAVRQQFATVREQVHPETKA, encoded by the coding sequence ATGGCCATCGTCGCGGGCATCGACAGCTCGACCACTCGCACCAGGATCGTCGCGTGCGACGCCGACACCGGCGCCGTGCTGCGCGACGGCAAGGCACCCCATCCGCTGCCCGAGGGCGCCGACGGCCGGACCACCGAGGTCGACCCGCAGGCCTGGCTGCACTCGCTCGGCGACGCGGCCACCGGCGGCCTGCTGGAGGGCGTCCGGGCGATCGGCGTCTCCGCCCAGCAGCACGGTCTGATCGGGCTGGACGCGGGCGGGGTCCTGGTCCGCCCGGCGCTGCTGTGGAACGACCCGCGCTCGGCGGGCGCCGCCGCCGCCCTGATCGACGCGCTCGGCGGCCCGGAGCCGTGGGTCCAGGCGATCGGCTCCGTCCCCGCCCCGACGTACACCATCGCCAAGCTGCGCTGGCTGGCCGAGTACGAGCCCGCCTCGGCGAAGCGGATCGCCGAGGTGCTGCTGCCGCACGACTGGCTGGTCTGGCAGCTGCTCGGCCACCCCAAGCGCCGGACCACCGACCGCGGCGACGCCTCCGGCACGGGCTACTGGTCGCCGGTCACCGGCGAGTACCGCCAGGACCTGGTGAAGCTCGCGCTCGGCCACGAGCTGCGGCTTCCGGACGTGCTCGGCCCCTCCGAGCCCGCCGGGCACACCCCCGAGGGCCTGCTGATCTCCGCCGGTACCGGTGACAACATGGCGGCCGCGCTGGGCCTCGGGCTCGGCCCCGGCGACGCGGTGGTCTCGATCGGCGGCAACGGCACCATCTTCGCGGTGCACGACCAGGCCGTGGTCGACACCTCCGGCGCCATCTCCTCGTTCGCCGACGCGACCGGCCACCACCTCCCGATGGTCGGCACCCTCAACGCCGCCCAGGTGCTGCGCTCGATGGCCGGCCTGCTGGGCTGCGACCTGGCCGGGCTGAGCGAGCTGGCCCTCCAGTCCTCCCCCGGCGCGTACGGGCTGGTGCTGCTCCCGTACCTGGACGGCGAGCGGACGCCCAAGCTGCCGCACGCGGCGGGCACCCTGACGGGCCTGCGGGCCGAGTCGATGGCCCCTCAGCACCTCGCGAGGGCCGCCGTCGAGGGCATGCTCTGCAATGTCGCGGACGCCCTGGACGTGCTGCGCACCAAGGGCGTCACGGTGCGCCGGGTCTTCCTGCTGGGCGCGGCCGGGCGGCTGCCCGCCGTACGGGAGATCGCGCCGCTGCTGTTCGGCCTCCCCGTGGTGATACCGCCGGCCGGCGACTACGCCTCGCGTGGTGCGGCCCGGCAGGCCGCCTGGGCGCTGGCCGGCACCGCCGAGCCGCCGCAGTGGGAGCTGCCCGAGGCCGTGACCATCACCCCCGACCAGGAGCACGACCTCGCCGTCGGCAAGGCGGTGCGCCAGCAGTTCGCCACCGTACGGGAGCAGGTGCACCCGGAGACCAAGGCCTG